One genomic segment of Macaca fascicularis isolate 582-1 chromosome 19, T2T-MFA8v1.1 includes these proteins:
- the DPF1 gene encoding zinc finger protein neuro-d4 isoform X8, translating into MATAIQNPLKSLGEDFYREAIEHCRSYNARLCAERSLRLPFLDSQTGVAQNNCYIWMEKTHRGPGLAPGQIYTYPARCWRKKRRLNILEDPRLRPCEYKIDCEAPLKKEGGLPEGPVLEALLCAETGEKKIELKEEETIMDCQKQQLLEFPHDLEVEDLEDDIPRRKNRAKGKAYGIGGLRKRQDTASLEDRDKPYVCDICGKRYKNRPGLSYHYTHTHLAEEEGEENAERHALPFHRKNNHKPKKAPDGTVIPNGYCDFCLGGSKKTGCPEDLISCADCGRSGHPSCLQFTVNMTAAVRTYRWQCIECKSCSLCGTSENDDQLLFCDDCDRGYHMYCLSPPMAEPPEGSWSCHLCLRHLKEKASAYITLT; encoded by the exons ATGGCTACCGCCATTCAGAACCCGCTCAAGTC CCTAGGCGAGGACTTCTACCGCGAGGCCATCGAGCACTGCCGCAGCTACAACGCGCGCCTGTGTGCGGAGCGCAGCCTGCGACTGCCCTTCCTCGACTCGCAGACCGGCGTGGCCCAGAACAACTGCTACATCTGGATGGAGAAGACCCACCGCGGGCCGG GTTTGGCCCCGGGACAGATTTACACGTACCCCGCCCGCTGTTGGAGGAAGAAACGGAGACTCAACATCCTGGAGGACCCCAGACTCAGGCCCTGCGAGTACAAGATCG ACTGTGAAGCACCCCTGAAGAAGGAGGGTGGCCTCCCTGAAGGGCCCGTCCTCGAGGCTCTGCTGTGTGCAGAGACGGGGGAGAAGAAGATTgagctgaaggaggaggagacCATTATGGACTGTCAG AAACAGCAGTTGCTGGAGTTTCCGCATGATCTCGAGGTGGAAGACTTGGAGGATGACATTCCCAGGAGGAagaacagggccaaaggaaag GCATATGGCATCGGGGGTCTTCGGAAACGCCAGGACACCGCTTCCCTGGAGGACCGAGACAAGCCGTATGTCTGTGATA TCTGTGGGAAACGGTATAAGAACCGGCCGGGGCTCAGCTACCACTACACCCACACCCACCTggctgaggaggagggggaggagaacgCCGAACGCCACGCCCTGCCCTTCCACCGGAAAAACAACCATAAAC CCAAGAAGGCGCCCGACGGCACTGTCATCCCCAACGGCTACTGTGACTTCTGCCTGGGGGGCTCCAAGAAGACGGGGTGTCCCGAGGACCTCATCTCCTGTGCAGACTGTGGGCGATCAG GACACCCCTCGTGTTTACAATTCACGGTGAACATGACGGCAGCTGTGCGGACCTACCGCTGGCAGTGCATTGAGTGCAAATCCTGCAGCCTGTGCGGAACCTCCGAGAACGAC GACCAGCTGCTGTTTTGTGACGACTGCGATCGGGGTTACCACATGtactgcctcagcccccccatGGCGGAGCCCCCGGAAG GGAGCTGGAGCTGTCACCTCTGTCTTCGGCACCTGAAGGAAAAGGCTTCTGCTTACATCACCCTCACCTAG
- the DPF1 gene encoding zinc finger protein neuro-d4 isoform X5 yields MATAIQNPLKSLGEDFYREAIEHCRSYNARLCAERSLRLPFLDSQTGVAQNNCYIWMEKTHRGPGLAPGQIYTYPARCWRKKRRLNILEDPRLRPCEYKIDCEAPLKKEGGLPEGPVLEALLCAETGEKKIELKEEETIMDCQKQQLLEFPHDLEVEDLEDDIPRRKNRAKGKAYGIGGLRKRQDTASLEDRDKPYVCDICGKRYKNRPGLSYHYTHTHLAEEEGEENAERHALPFHRKNNHKPKKAPDGTVIPNGYCDFCLGGSKKTGCPEDLISCADCGRSGHPSCLQFTVNMTAAVRTYRWQCIECKSCSLCGTSENDGASWAGLTPQDQLLFCDDCDRGYHMYCLSPPMAEPPEGSWSCHLCLRHLKEKASAYITLT; encoded by the exons ATGGCTACCGCCATTCAGAACCCGCTCAAGTC CCTAGGCGAGGACTTCTACCGCGAGGCCATCGAGCACTGCCGCAGCTACAACGCGCGCCTGTGTGCGGAGCGCAGCCTGCGACTGCCCTTCCTCGACTCGCAGACCGGCGTGGCCCAGAACAACTGCTACATCTGGATGGAGAAGACCCACCGCGGGCCGG GTTTGGCCCCGGGACAGATTTACACGTACCCCGCCCGCTGTTGGAGGAAGAAACGGAGACTCAACATCCTGGAGGACCCCAGACTCAGGCCCTGCGAGTACAAGATCG ACTGTGAAGCACCCCTGAAGAAGGAGGGTGGCCTCCCTGAAGGGCCCGTCCTCGAGGCTCTGCTGTGTGCAGAGACGGGGGAGAAGAAGATTgagctgaaggaggaggagacCATTATGGACTGTCAG AAACAGCAGTTGCTGGAGTTTCCGCATGATCTCGAGGTGGAAGACTTGGAGGATGACATTCCCAGGAGGAagaacagggccaaaggaaag GCATATGGCATCGGGGGTCTTCGGAAACGCCAGGACACCGCTTCCCTGGAGGACCGAGACAAGCCGTATGTCTGTGATA TCTGTGGGAAACGGTATAAGAACCGGCCGGGGCTCAGCTACCACTACACCCACACCCACCTggctgaggaggagggggaggagaacgCCGAACGCCACGCCCTGCCCTTCCACCGGAAAAACAACCATAAAC CCAAGAAGGCGCCCGACGGCACTGTCATCCCCAACGGCTACTGTGACTTCTGCCTGGGGGGCTCCAAGAAGACGGGGTGTCCCGAGGACCTCATCTCCTGTGCAGACTGTGGGCGATCAG GACACCCCTCGTGTTTACAATTCACGGTGAACATGACGGCAGCTGTGCGGACCTACCGCTGGCAGTGCATTGAGTGCAAATCCTGCAGCCTGTGCGGAACCTCCGAGAACGAC GGTGCCAGCTGGGCGGGTCTCACCCCCCAGGACCAGCTGCTGTTTTGTGACGACTGCGATCGGGGTTACCACATGtactgcctcagcccccccatGGCGGAGCCCCCGGAAG GGAGCTGGAGCTGTCACCTCTGTCTTCGGCACCTGAAGGAAAAGGCTTCTGCTTACATCACCCTCACCTAG
- the DPF1 gene encoding zinc finger protein neuro-d4 isoform X15: MEKTHRGPGLAPGQIYTYPARCWRKKRRLNILEDPRLRPCEYKIDCEAPLKKEGGLPEGPVLEALLCAETGEKKIELKEEETIMDCQKQQLLEFPHDLEVEDLEDDIPRRKNRAKGKAYGIGGLRKRQDTASLEDRDKPYVCDICGKRYKNRPGLSYHYTHTHLAEEEGEENAERHALPFHRKNNHKPKKAPDGTVIPNGYCDFCLGGSKKTGCPEDLISCADCGRSGHPSCLQFTVNMTAAVRTYRWQCIECKSCSLCGTSENDGASWAGLTPQDQLLFCDDCDRGYHMYCLSPPMAEPPEGSWSCHLCLRHLKEKASAYITLT, translated from the exons ATGGAGAAGACCCACCGCGGGCCGG GTTTGGCCCCGGGACAGATTTACACGTACCCCGCCCGCTGTTGGAGGAAGAAACGGAGACTCAACATCCTGGAGGACCCCAGACTCAGGCCCTGCGAGTACAAGATCG ACTGTGAAGCACCCCTGAAGAAGGAGGGTGGCCTCCCTGAAGGGCCCGTCCTCGAGGCTCTGCTGTGTGCAGAGACGGGGGAGAAGAAGATTgagctgaaggaggaggagacCATTATGGACTGTCAG AAACAGCAGTTGCTGGAGTTTCCGCATGATCTCGAGGTGGAAGACTTGGAGGATGACATTCCCAGGAGGAagaacagggccaaaggaaag GCATATGGCATCGGGGGTCTTCGGAAACGCCAGGACACCGCTTCCCTGGAGGACCGAGACAAGCCGTATGTCTGTGATA TCTGTGGGAAACGGTATAAGAACCGGCCGGGGCTCAGCTACCACTACACCCACACCCACCTggctgaggaggagggggaggagaacgCCGAACGCCACGCCCTGCCCTTCCACCGGAAAAACAACCATAAAC CCAAGAAGGCGCCCGACGGCACTGTCATCCCCAACGGCTACTGTGACTTCTGCCTGGGGGGCTCCAAGAAGACGGGGTGTCCCGAGGACCTCATCTCCTGTGCAGACTGTGGGCGATCAG GACACCCCTCGTGTTTACAATTCACGGTGAACATGACGGCAGCTGTGCGGACCTACCGCTGGCAGTGCATTGAGTGCAAATCCTGCAGCCTGTGCGGAACCTCCGAGAACGAC GGTGCCAGCTGGGCGGGTCTCACCCCCCAGGACCAGCTGCTGTTTTGTGACGACTGCGATCGGGGTTACCACATGtactgcctcagcccccccatGGCGGAGCCCCCGGAAG GGAGCTGGAGCTGTCACCTCTGTCTTCGGCACCTGAAGGAAAAGGCTTCTGCTTACATCACCCTCACCTAG
- the DPF1 gene encoding zinc finger protein neuro-d4 isoform X16, which produces MEKTHRGPGLAPGQIYTYPARCWRKKRRLNILEDPRLRPCEYKIDCEAPLKKEGGLPEGPVLEALLCAETGEKKIELKEEETIMDCQKQQLLEFPHDLEVEDLEDDIPRRKNRAKGKAYGIGGLRKRQDTASLEDRDKPYVCDICGKRYKNRPGLSYHYTHTHLAEEEGEENAERHALPFHRKNNHKPKKAPDGTVIPNGYCDFCLGGSKKTGCPEDLISCADCGRSGHPSCLQFTVNMTAAVRTYRWQCIECKSCSLCGTSENDDQLLFCDDCDRGYHMYCLSPPMAEPPEGSWSCHLCLRHLKEKASAYITLT; this is translated from the exons ATGGAGAAGACCCACCGCGGGCCGG GTTTGGCCCCGGGACAGATTTACACGTACCCCGCCCGCTGTTGGAGGAAGAAACGGAGACTCAACATCCTGGAGGACCCCAGACTCAGGCCCTGCGAGTACAAGATCG ACTGTGAAGCACCCCTGAAGAAGGAGGGTGGCCTCCCTGAAGGGCCCGTCCTCGAGGCTCTGCTGTGTGCAGAGACGGGGGAGAAGAAGATTgagctgaaggaggaggagacCATTATGGACTGTCAG AAACAGCAGTTGCTGGAGTTTCCGCATGATCTCGAGGTGGAAGACTTGGAGGATGACATTCCCAGGAGGAagaacagggccaaaggaaag GCATATGGCATCGGGGGTCTTCGGAAACGCCAGGACACCGCTTCCCTGGAGGACCGAGACAAGCCGTATGTCTGTGATA TCTGTGGGAAACGGTATAAGAACCGGCCGGGGCTCAGCTACCACTACACCCACACCCACCTggctgaggaggagggggaggagaacgCCGAACGCCACGCCCTGCCCTTCCACCGGAAAAACAACCATAAAC CCAAGAAGGCGCCCGACGGCACTGTCATCCCCAACGGCTACTGTGACTTCTGCCTGGGGGGCTCCAAGAAGACGGGGTGTCCCGAGGACCTCATCTCCTGTGCAGACTGTGGGCGATCAG GACACCCCTCGTGTTTACAATTCACGGTGAACATGACGGCAGCTGTGCGGACCTACCGCTGGCAGTGCATTGAGTGCAAATCCTGCAGCCTGTGCGGAACCTCCGAGAACGAC GACCAGCTGCTGTTTTGTGACGACTGCGATCGGGGTTACCACATGtactgcctcagcccccccatGGCGGAGCCCCCGGAAG GGAGCTGGAGCTGTCACCTCTGTCTTCGGCACCTGAAGGAAAAGGCTTCTGCTTACATCACCCTCACCTAG
- the DPF1 gene encoding zinc finger protein neuro-d4 isoform X1 has translation MATAIQNPLKSLGEDFYREAIEHCRSYNARLCAERSLRLPFLDSQTGVAQNNCYIWMEKTHRGPGLAPGQIYTYPARCWRKKRRLNILEDPRLRPCEYKIDCEAPLKKEGGLPEGPVLEALLCAETGEKKIELKEEETIMDCQKQQLLEFPHDLEVEDLEDDIPRRKNRAKGKAYGIGGLRKRQDTASLEDRDKPYVCDICGKRYKNRPGLSYHYTHTHLAEEEGEENAERHALPFHRKNNHKQFYKELAWVPEAQRKHTAKKAPDGTVIPNGYCDFCLGGSKKTGCPEDLISCADCGRSGHPSCLQFTVNMTAAVRTYRWQCIECKSCSLCGTSENDGASWAGLTPQDQLLFCDDCDRGYHMYCLSPPMAEPPEGSWSCHLCLRHLKEKASAYITLT, from the exons ATGGCTACCGCCATTCAGAACCCGCTCAAGTC CCTAGGCGAGGACTTCTACCGCGAGGCCATCGAGCACTGCCGCAGCTACAACGCGCGCCTGTGTGCGGAGCGCAGCCTGCGACTGCCCTTCCTCGACTCGCAGACCGGCGTGGCCCAGAACAACTGCTACATCTGGATGGAGAAGACCCACCGCGGGCCGG GTTTGGCCCCGGGACAGATTTACACGTACCCCGCCCGCTGTTGGAGGAAGAAACGGAGACTCAACATCCTGGAGGACCCCAGACTCAGGCCCTGCGAGTACAAGATCG ACTGTGAAGCACCCCTGAAGAAGGAGGGTGGCCTCCCTGAAGGGCCCGTCCTCGAGGCTCTGCTGTGTGCAGAGACGGGGGAGAAGAAGATTgagctgaaggaggaggagacCATTATGGACTGTCAG AAACAGCAGTTGCTGGAGTTTCCGCATGATCTCGAGGTGGAAGACTTGGAGGATGACATTCCCAGGAGGAagaacagggccaaaggaaag GCATATGGCATCGGGGGTCTTCGGAAACGCCAGGACACCGCTTCCCTGGAGGACCGAGACAAGCCGTATGTCTGTGATA TCTGTGGGAAACGGTATAAGAACCGGCCGGGGCTCAGCTACCACTACACCCACACCCACCTggctgaggaggagggggaggagaacgCCGAACGCCACGCCCTGCCCTTCCACCGGAAAAACAACCATAAAC AGTTTTACAAAGAATTGGCCTGGGTCCCTGAGGCACAAAGGAAACACACAG CCAAGAAGGCGCCCGACGGCACTGTCATCCCCAACGGCTACTGTGACTTCTGCCTGGGGGGCTCCAAGAAGACGGGGTGTCCCGAGGACCTCATCTCCTGTGCAGACTGTGGGCGATCAG GACACCCCTCGTGTTTACAATTCACGGTGAACATGACGGCAGCTGTGCGGACCTACCGCTGGCAGTGCATTGAGTGCAAATCCTGCAGCCTGTGCGGAACCTCCGAGAACGAC GGTGCCAGCTGGGCGGGTCTCACCCCCCAGGACCAGCTGCTGTTTTGTGACGACTGCGATCGGGGTTACCACATGtactgcctcagcccccccatGGCGGAGCCCCCGGAAG GGAGCTGGAGCTGTCACCTCTGTCTTCGGCACCTGAAGGAAAAGGCTTCTGCTTACATCACCCTCACCTAG
- the DPF1 gene encoding zinc finger protein neuro-d4 isoform X4, with product MATVIPGPLSLGEDFYREAIEHCRSYNARLCAERSLRLPFLDSQTGVAQNNCYIWMEKTHRGPGLAPGQIYTYPARCWRKKRRLNILEDPRLRPCEYKIDCEAPLKKEGGLPEGPVLEALLCAETGEKKIELKEEETIMDCQKQQLLEFPHDLEVEDLEDDIPRRKNRAKGKAYGIGGLRKRQDTASLEDRDKPYVCDICGKRYKNRPGLSYHYTHTHLAEEEGEENAERHALPFHRKNNHKQFYKELAWVPEAQRKHTAKKAPDGTVIPNGYCDFCLGGSKKTGCPEDLISCADCGRSGHPSCLQFTVNMTAAVRTYRWQCIECKSCSLCGTSENDGASWAGLTPQDQLLFCDDCDRGYHMYCLSPPMAEPPEGSWSCHLCLRHLKEKASAYITLT from the exons ATGGCCACTGTCATCCCTGGCCCCCTGAG CCTAGGCGAGGACTTCTACCGCGAGGCCATCGAGCACTGCCGCAGCTACAACGCGCGCCTGTGTGCGGAGCGCAGCCTGCGACTGCCCTTCCTCGACTCGCAGACCGGCGTGGCCCAGAACAACTGCTACATCTGGATGGAGAAGACCCACCGCGGGCCGG GTTTGGCCCCGGGACAGATTTACACGTACCCCGCCCGCTGTTGGAGGAAGAAACGGAGACTCAACATCCTGGAGGACCCCAGACTCAGGCCCTGCGAGTACAAGATCG ACTGTGAAGCACCCCTGAAGAAGGAGGGTGGCCTCCCTGAAGGGCCCGTCCTCGAGGCTCTGCTGTGTGCAGAGACGGGGGAGAAGAAGATTgagctgaaggaggaggagacCATTATGGACTGTCAG AAACAGCAGTTGCTGGAGTTTCCGCATGATCTCGAGGTGGAAGACTTGGAGGATGACATTCCCAGGAGGAagaacagggccaaaggaaag GCATATGGCATCGGGGGTCTTCGGAAACGCCAGGACACCGCTTCCCTGGAGGACCGAGACAAGCCGTATGTCTGTGATA TCTGTGGGAAACGGTATAAGAACCGGCCGGGGCTCAGCTACCACTACACCCACACCCACCTggctgaggaggagggggaggagaacgCCGAACGCCACGCCCTGCCCTTCCACCGGAAAAACAACCATAAAC AGTTTTACAAAGAATTGGCCTGGGTCCCTGAGGCACAAAGGAAACACACAG CCAAGAAGGCGCCCGACGGCACTGTCATCCCCAACGGCTACTGTGACTTCTGCCTGGGGGGCTCCAAGAAGACGGGGTGTCCCGAGGACCTCATCTCCTGTGCAGACTGTGGGCGATCAG GACACCCCTCGTGTTTACAATTCACGGTGAACATGACGGCAGCTGTGCGGACCTACCGCTGGCAGTGCATTGAGTGCAAATCCTGCAGCCTGTGCGGAACCTCCGAGAACGAC GGTGCCAGCTGGGCGGGTCTCACCCCCCAGGACCAGCTGCTGTTTTGTGACGACTGCGATCGGGGTTACCACATGtactgcctcagcccccccatGGCGGAGCCCCCGGAAG GGAGCTGGAGCTGTCACCTCTGTCTTCGGCACCTGAAGGAAAAGGCTTCTGCTTACATCACCCTCACCTAG
- the DPF1 gene encoding zinc finger protein neuro-d4 isoform X12: MWTSEGGLGEDFYREAIEHCRSYNARLCAERSLRLPFLDSQTGVAQNNCYIWMEKTHRGPGLAPGQIYTYPARCWRKKRRLNILEDPRLRPCEYKIDCEAPLKKEGGLPEGPVLEALLCAETGEKKIELKEEETIMDCQKQQLLEFPHDLEVEDLEDDIPRRKNRAKGKAYGIGGLRKRQDTASLEDRDKPYVCDICGKRYKNRPGLSYHYTHTHLAEEEGEENAERHALPFHRKNNHKQFYKELAWVPEAQRKHTAKKAPDGTVIPNGYCDFCLGGSKKTGCPEDLISCADCGRSGHPSCLQFTVNMTAAVRTYRWQCIECKSCSLCGTSENDDQLLFCDDCDRGYHMYCLSPPMAEPPEGSWSCHLCLRHLKEKASAYITLT, translated from the exons ATGTGGACGAGTGAGGGCGG CCTAGGCGAGGACTTCTACCGCGAGGCCATCGAGCACTGCCGCAGCTACAACGCGCGCCTGTGTGCGGAGCGCAGCCTGCGACTGCCCTTCCTCGACTCGCAGACCGGCGTGGCCCAGAACAACTGCTACATCTGGATGGAGAAGACCCACCGCGGGCCGG GTTTGGCCCCGGGACAGATTTACACGTACCCCGCCCGCTGTTGGAGGAAGAAACGGAGACTCAACATCCTGGAGGACCCCAGACTCAGGCCCTGCGAGTACAAGATCG ACTGTGAAGCACCCCTGAAGAAGGAGGGTGGCCTCCCTGAAGGGCCCGTCCTCGAGGCTCTGCTGTGTGCAGAGACGGGGGAGAAGAAGATTgagctgaaggaggaggagacCATTATGGACTGTCAG AAACAGCAGTTGCTGGAGTTTCCGCATGATCTCGAGGTGGAAGACTTGGAGGATGACATTCCCAGGAGGAagaacagggccaaaggaaag GCATATGGCATCGGGGGTCTTCGGAAACGCCAGGACACCGCTTCCCTGGAGGACCGAGACAAGCCGTATGTCTGTGATA TCTGTGGGAAACGGTATAAGAACCGGCCGGGGCTCAGCTACCACTACACCCACACCCACCTggctgaggaggagggggaggagaacgCCGAACGCCACGCCCTGCCCTTCCACCGGAAAAACAACCATAAAC AGTTTTACAAAGAATTGGCCTGGGTCCCTGAGGCACAAAGGAAACACACAG CCAAGAAGGCGCCCGACGGCACTGTCATCCCCAACGGCTACTGTGACTTCTGCCTGGGGGGCTCCAAGAAGACGGGGTGTCCCGAGGACCTCATCTCCTGTGCAGACTGTGGGCGATCAG GACACCCCTCGTGTTTACAATTCACGGTGAACATGACGGCAGCTGTGCGGACCTACCGCTGGCAGTGCATTGAGTGCAAATCCTGCAGCCTGTGCGGAACCTCCGAGAACGAC GACCAGCTGCTGTTTTGTGACGACTGCGATCGGGGTTACCACATGtactgcctcagcccccccatGGCGGAGCCCCCGGAAG GGAGCTGGAGCTGTCACCTCTGTCTTCGGCACCTGAAGGAAAAGGCTTCTGCTTACATCACCCTCACCTAG
- the DPF1 gene encoding zinc finger protein neuro-d4 isoform X2 — MATAIQNPLKSLGEDFYREAIEHCRSYNARLCAERSLRLPFLDSQTGVAQNNCYIWMEKTHRGPGLAPGQIYTYPARCWRKKRRLNILEDPRLRPCEYKIDCEAPLKKEGGLPEGPVLEALLCAETGEKKIELKEEETIMDCQKQQLLEFPHDLEVEDLEDDIPRRKNRAKGKAYGIGGLRKRQDTASLEDRDKPYVCDICGKRYKNRPGLSYHYTHTHLAEEEGEENAERHALPFHRKNNHKQFYKELAWVPEAQRKHTAKKAPDGTVIPNGYCDFCLGGSKKTGCPEDLISCADCGRSGHPSCLQFTVNMTAAVRTYRWQCIECKSCSLCGTSENDDQLLFCDDCDRGYHMYCLSPPMAEPPEGSWSCHLCLRHLKEKASAYITLT, encoded by the exons ATGGCTACCGCCATTCAGAACCCGCTCAAGTC CCTAGGCGAGGACTTCTACCGCGAGGCCATCGAGCACTGCCGCAGCTACAACGCGCGCCTGTGTGCGGAGCGCAGCCTGCGACTGCCCTTCCTCGACTCGCAGACCGGCGTGGCCCAGAACAACTGCTACATCTGGATGGAGAAGACCCACCGCGGGCCGG GTTTGGCCCCGGGACAGATTTACACGTACCCCGCCCGCTGTTGGAGGAAGAAACGGAGACTCAACATCCTGGAGGACCCCAGACTCAGGCCCTGCGAGTACAAGATCG ACTGTGAAGCACCCCTGAAGAAGGAGGGTGGCCTCCCTGAAGGGCCCGTCCTCGAGGCTCTGCTGTGTGCAGAGACGGGGGAGAAGAAGATTgagctgaaggaggaggagacCATTATGGACTGTCAG AAACAGCAGTTGCTGGAGTTTCCGCATGATCTCGAGGTGGAAGACTTGGAGGATGACATTCCCAGGAGGAagaacagggccaaaggaaag GCATATGGCATCGGGGGTCTTCGGAAACGCCAGGACACCGCTTCCCTGGAGGACCGAGACAAGCCGTATGTCTGTGATA TCTGTGGGAAACGGTATAAGAACCGGCCGGGGCTCAGCTACCACTACACCCACACCCACCTggctgaggaggagggggaggagaacgCCGAACGCCACGCCCTGCCCTTCCACCGGAAAAACAACCATAAAC AGTTTTACAAAGAATTGGCCTGGGTCCCTGAGGCACAAAGGAAACACACAG CCAAGAAGGCGCCCGACGGCACTGTCATCCCCAACGGCTACTGTGACTTCTGCCTGGGGGGCTCCAAGAAGACGGGGTGTCCCGAGGACCTCATCTCCTGTGCAGACTGTGGGCGATCAG GACACCCCTCGTGTTTACAATTCACGGTGAACATGACGGCAGCTGTGCGGACCTACCGCTGGCAGTGCATTGAGTGCAAATCCTGCAGCCTGTGCGGAACCTCCGAGAACGAC GACCAGCTGCTGTTTTGTGACGACTGCGATCGGGGTTACCACATGtactgcctcagcccccccatGGCGGAGCCCCCGGAAG GGAGCTGGAGCTGTCACCTCTGTCTTCGGCACCTGAAGGAAAAGGCTTCTGCTTACATCACCCTCACCTAG
- the DPF1 gene encoding zinc finger protein neuro-d4 isoform X18 yields MISRWKTWRMTFPGGRTGPKERHMASGVFGNARTPLPWRTETSLCGKRYKNRPGLSYHYTHTHLAEEEGEENAERHALPFHRKNNHKQFYKELAWVPEAQRKHTAKKAPDGTVIPNGYCDFCLGGSKKTGCPEDLISCADCGRSGHPSCLQFTVNMTAAVRTYRWQCIECKSCSLCGTSENDDQLLFCDDCDRGYHMYCLSPPMAEPPEGSWSCHLCLRHLKEKASAYITLT; encoded by the exons ATGATCTCGAGGTGGAAGACTTGGAGGATGACATTCCCAGGAGGAagaacagggccaaaggaaag GCATATGGCATCGGGGGTCTTCGGAAACGCCAGGACACCGCTTCCCTGGAGGACCGAGACAAGCC TCTGTGGGAAACGGTATAAGAACCGGCCGGGGCTCAGCTACCACTACACCCACACCCACCTggctgaggaggagggggaggagaacgCCGAACGCCACGCCCTGCCCTTCCACCGGAAAAACAACCATAAAC AGTTTTACAAAGAATTGGCCTGGGTCCCTGAGGCACAAAGGAAACACACAG CCAAGAAGGCGCCCGACGGCACTGTCATCCCCAACGGCTACTGTGACTTCTGCCTGGGGGGCTCCAAGAAGACGGGGTGTCCCGAGGACCTCATCTCCTGTGCAGACTGTGGGCGATCAG GACACCCCTCGTGTTTACAATTCACGGTGAACATGACGGCAGCTGTGCGGACCTACCGCTGGCAGTGCATTGAGTGCAAATCCTGCAGCCTGTGCGGAACCTCCGAGAACGAC GACCAGCTGCTGTTTTGTGACGACTGCGATCGGGGTTACCACATGtactgcctcagcccccccatGGCGGAGCCCCCGGAAG GGAGCTGGAGCTGTCACCTCTGTCTTCGGCACCTGAAGGAAAAGGCTTCTGCTTACATCACCCTCACCTAG